The window GGGATTCAAGACCTTGTTCCGGATCGGGAACCGATCCGCATCGCCGCCCGATCGCGTGCGCAACCTGGCGTTCAGCCGCCCCAGACGGTGGCTTCGCTCCAGCCAAGGTCCTTGAACTCGGCCGCCCGGAGCGGCGCCTCGCCGGCGGCGAAGAATTCGTCGAGCTGCGGCGGTTTGACCGTGGTCTCGGAGAGCATCGCATGGGCTTGGCCGCGATGATGGATCTGGTGCTGAAACAAATGCATCAGAAGGCGGTCGCGCCGCTCGGTCTGCACCGAGCTGTCGCGATTGACCTTGACCACCTCATCGAGCCGTTCAGGCGTCAGCGCATCGCAGTGGGCGATCAGGCGCTGGTCGATCGCGCCTTGCGCTGCTTGCAGCGCCGCGACCGCCGGGTAGGGCACCTCGTTCGCCCACGCCTTCGGCCCGAGCCAGCCACCTTCGAGCGCGTCGACGTAGAACAGATCGATGACATGGATGTGGTTCAGCGTCGCCTGCAGGCTCGGGAAGAATCCGGTCCGCGCGGCGGCGAACTCCGTCTGGCCGAGACTGCCGCATGCTGCGAGCAGGCGATGATTGGCCCAGGTGTTGTTGTAAGCAAAGGCGCGAAAAGTCTGAACGAGGCTTGCCGGCATATCGGTCCTCACTGGATTGGTTGTGTCAGGCAGGCGCCGTGGCCAGCCGGCCGACCCGCGACAGTAACAGTTTCAGGATCGGCGATTTGTTGGCCTTGTGATAGGCGATCACGAGATCCAGCGTCGGCGCCCCGCCCTGCACCGGCC of the Bradyrhizobium quebecense genome contains:
- a CDS encoding DinB family protein, with amino-acid sequence MPASLVQTFRAFAYNNTWANHRLLAACGSLGQTEFAAARTGFFPSLQATLNHIHVIDLFYVDALEGGWLGPKAWANEVPYPAVAALQAAQGAIDQRLIAHCDALTPERLDEVVKVNRDSSVQTERRDRLLMHLFQHQIHHRGQAHAMLSETTVKPPQLDEFFAAGEAPLRAAEFKDLGWSEATVWGG